A window of the Blattabacterium cuenoti genome harbors these coding sequences:
- the secA gene encoding preprotein translocase subunit SecA, with protein MSFIRNILNKLLVNKNDRDLKEVRKFLIQIKKEEKNIFLLSDDGLRNKTKSLRNIIQTSTKKFHERKKKLLNKIQEKFCSISVLEKIYSNVESIQEECYKTEQKVLIDILPQAFSIIKETAKRLKEKKQLIVTTTSFDEELSKIKSYVHLNGDKAIWINEWDAYGKSIIWDMVHYDVQLMGAVVLHQGKIAEMATGEGKTFVATLSTYLNALSGRGVHVVTVNSYLSRRDTSWMAPLMEFHGLKVDCIDNYSSSDVYMRKKAYQADITYGTNNEFGFDYLRDNMACSKEELVQRELNYAIIDEIDSVLIDEARTPLIISGPVDSKKDNKEEFELFKGKVKTLVSQQNMIVNNFLYQAKNLIKNGEKKLGGFKLFQAYRGLPKKKSLIKFLSEDNIRLILQKTESQYFQDHGREMYKVDKDLYFVIDEKNNTVELTDKGIEFLSQNVEDIGFFVLPDVNVELSEVEKENFSKEKEINEKEKLLKNFSIKSQRIHTINQLLKAFTLFERDVDYVVLDRKVKIVDEQTGRIMEGRRYSDGLHQAIEAKENVQVESSSQTFATITLQNYFRMYRKISGMTGTAETESGEFWHIYKLDVVVIPTHKKIKRKDLQDLVFKTKREKYNAVIEKIILLSQNEKRPVLVGTTSVEVSEFLSRALKFMKIPHNVLNAKLHEKEAEIIAKAGFPGSVTIATNMAGRGTDIKLSKEVVKNGGLSVLGTERHDSRRVDNQLRGRSGRQGDPGSSQFYVSLEDNLIRLFIDSERLSKLMDRFGHKEGDIIQHPLLTKSIEKAQKKIEENNFSIRKRLLDYDDVINKQREFIYKKRRNALCGNELSLDISNMVYLLLDVMININQSLNDFKNLEYEFFQIFGIKFPIQEDEFLSYKERDCVNTLHDIIIGFYEKKKIKMIDQDIKPIISNIVDNKNHEFYQIRVILTDGYQNIVSLSDLKEFYNTKGKSLLSMFEKKTILCFMDEKWKEHLREMDSLRYSVQNAVFEQKDPLIVYKQNAFNLFQERVYNINKRIISFLLKSAIIRGDILCFPKNKNNFKTNLFMNLKGKDKKKLGRNNRINIRHLITGETKNIKFKQIEFFLEKGEWIIEDDSF; from the coding sequence AGTATTCAAGAAGAATGTTACAAAACAGAACAAAAAGTATTAATAGATATTTTACCTCAAGCTTTTTCTATAATTAAAGAAACAGCTAAACGTTTAAAAGAAAAAAAACAACTTATCGTTACAACTACTTCTTTTGATGAAGAGTTATCAAAAATAAAGTCTTATGTCCATTTGAATGGAGATAAAGCCATTTGGATAAATGAATGGGATGCATATGGAAAAAGCATTATTTGGGATATGGTTCATTATGATGTACAGCTTATGGGTGCTGTAGTATTACATCAAGGAAAGATAGCCGAAATGGCCACAGGTGAAGGAAAAACTTTTGTAGCAACTTTATCTACTTATTTAAATGCTTTATCTGGAAGGGGAGTGCATGTTGTGACAGTTAACAGTTATTTATCTAGAAGAGATACAAGCTGGATGGCTCCTTTAATGGAATTTCATGGATTAAAAGTTGATTGTATTGATAATTATTCATCTTCTGATGTATATATGCGGAAAAAAGCTTATCAAGCAGATATTACTTATGGAACAAATAATGAATTTGGATTTGATTATTTACGTGATAATATGGCTTGTTCTAAAGAAGAGTTAGTTCAAAGAGAATTAAATTATGCTATTATAGATGAAATAGATTCTGTGTTAATAGATGAAGCACGTACTCCTTTGATTATATCGGGGCCTGTTGATTCTAAGAAAGATAATAAAGAAGAATTTGAATTATTTAAAGGAAAAGTAAAAACTCTAGTTAGTCAGCAAAACATGATAGTTAATAATTTTTTGTATCAAGCAAAGAATTTAATAAAAAATGGAGAAAAAAAATTAGGTGGATTTAAATTATTTCAAGCGTATCGTGGATTACCCAAAAAAAAATCTTTAATAAAATTTTTGAGTGAAGATAATATTCGTCTCATTTTACAAAAAACGGAAAGTCAATATTTTCAAGATCATGGAAGAGAAATGTATAAAGTGGATAAAGATCTTTATTTCGTGATTGACGAAAAAAATAATACTGTAGAATTAACAGATAAAGGAATTGAGTTTTTATCACAAAATGTGGAAGATATAGGTTTTTTTGTTTTACCAGATGTAAATGTAGAACTTTCTGAAGTAGAGAAAGAAAATTTTTCTAAGGAAAAAGAAATAAATGAAAAGGAAAAACTTTTGAAAAATTTCTCTATAAAATCACAAAGAATTCATACTATTAATCAATTACTTAAAGCTTTTACTTTATTTGAAAGAGATGTAGATTATGTAGTTCTAGATAGAAAAGTGAAAATAGTAGATGAACAAACTGGTCGTATAATGGAAGGGAGGCGTTATTCTGATGGCTTACATCAAGCTATAGAAGCGAAAGAAAATGTTCAAGTAGAATCTTCCAGTCAGACTTTTGCTACAATCACTTTACAAAATTATTTTAGAATGTATAGGAAAATATCTGGAATGACAGGGACTGCAGAGACAGAATCCGGAGAATTTTGGCATATCTACAAATTAGATGTGGTAGTAATCCCTACACATAAAAAAATAAAAAGAAAAGATTTGCAGGATCTTGTTTTTAAAACTAAACGAGAAAAGTATAATGCTGTTATAGAAAAAATTATTCTTTTATCTCAAAATGAAAAAAGACCGGTACTTGTTGGAACCACTTCTGTTGAAGTTTCAGAATTTCTAAGTAGAGCTTTAAAATTTATGAAAATACCGCATAATGTTTTAAATGCAAAATTACATGAAAAAGAAGCGGAAATCATAGCAAAAGCAGGATTTCCTGGATCTGTAACTATAGCAACTAATATGGCAGGTCGTGGAACCGATATTAAACTATCAAAAGAAGTTGTTAAAAACGGAGGATTGTCGGTTTTAGGAACTGAAAGACATGATTCTAGAAGGGTAGATAATCAATTAAGAGGAAGATCAGGACGTCAAGGAGATCCAGGTAGTTCTCAGTTTTATGTGTCTTTAGAAGATAATCTAATTCGTTTATTTATTGATTCGGAAAGATTATCTAAATTAATGGATAGATTTGGACATAAAGAAGGAGATATAATACAACATCCTTTATTAACAAAATCTATTGAAAAAGCACAAAAGAAAATAGAAGAGAACAATTTTAGCATACGAAAACGTTTATTAGACTATGATGATGTTATTAATAAACAAAGAGAATTTATTTATAAAAAACGAAGAAATGCATTATGTGGAAATGAATTGAGTTTAGATATTTCTAATATGGTTTATCTTTTATTAGATGTAATGATTAATATCAATCAATCTCTCAATGATTTCAAAAATTTAGAGTATGAATTTTTTCAAATTTTTGGAATTAAATTTCCTATACAAGAAGATGAATTTTTATCCTACAAAGAACGAGATTGTGTCAATACACTTCATGATATAATTATTGGCTTTTATGAAAAAAAGAAAATAAAAATGATAGATCAAGATATTAAACCTATTATATCTAATATTGTGGATAATAAAAATCACGAATTTTATCAAATACGAGTTATTTTAACAGATGGATATCAAAATATAGTTTCTCTATCGGATTTGAAAGAGTTTTACAATACAAAGGGAAAATCTTTATTATCCATGTTTGAAAAAAAGACTATATTATGTTTTATGGATGAAAAATGGAAAGAGCATTTACGTGAAATGGATAGTTTGCGATATTCTGTACAAAATGCTGTTTTTGAACAAAAAGATCCTCTTATTGTTTATAAACAAAATGCTTTTAATTTGTTTCAAGAAAGAGTTTATAATATAAACAAAAGAATTATTTCTTTTTTACTTAAATCTGCTATTATAAGAGGAGACATTTTATGTTTTCCAAAAAATAAAAATAATTTTAAAACAAATCTTTTTATGAATCTAAAAGGAAAAGATAAAAAAAAATTAGGAAGAAACAATAGAATTAATATTCGTCATTTAATTACGGGAGAAACTAAAAATATTAAATTCAAACAGATAGAATTTTTTTTAGAAAAAGGAGAATGGATTATAGAGGATGATTCTTTTTAA